One genomic segment of Kocuria rhizophila DC2201 includes these proteins:
- a CDS encoding amidohydrolase has translation MLDLPLPSADDVGLPPAIGPLLSHYLPDLIRFRRDVHRHPELSYEEYRTTERIVNALEASGLHPVRFERTGCYVDVGRGPVMVGLRADIDALPILEDTGLDYASINEGVMHACGHDIHTTVMLGVARVLADLHRSSPFAGTVRIVFQPAEEKLPGGALSIIRQNVLAGVPRMFALHCEPKLDVGQVGTRIGAITSASDTIRIELSGRGGHTSRPHLTEDLVYAMSQIAIDVPAVLSRRVDVRSGVAVVWGQIHAGVAPNAIPMSGFMAGTMRCLDADAWYQAGEMLDEVVGQVAAPYGVNVDLEHIRGVPPVVNGETETTLLEIAARAELGEESILLVEQSMGGEDFAWFLQHVPGAMMRLGTREPGGRTYDLHQSDYTPQEEAIRCGVQVMASTALRAVRLRVRELSDAAAPAEPAEAEQGTP, from the coding sequence ATGTTGGATCTGCCGCTTCCCTCCGCCGACGACGTGGGGCTGCCCCCCGCGATCGGACCCCTCCTCTCCCACTACCTCCCGGACCTGATCCGCTTCCGCCGGGACGTGCACCGGCACCCGGAGCTGTCCTACGAGGAGTACCGCACCACGGAGCGGATCGTGAACGCCCTGGAGGCCTCCGGCCTGCACCCCGTGCGCTTCGAGCGCACCGGCTGCTACGTGGACGTGGGGCGCGGACCCGTGATGGTGGGGCTGCGGGCGGACATCGACGCCCTGCCGATCCTCGAGGACACGGGGCTGGACTACGCCTCCATCAACGAGGGCGTGATGCACGCGTGCGGCCACGACATCCACACCACCGTGATGCTCGGGGTGGCCCGTGTGCTCGCGGACCTGCACCGCTCCTCGCCGTTCGCGGGTACCGTGCGGATCGTGTTCCAGCCCGCGGAGGAGAAGCTGCCCGGCGGGGCGCTGAGCATCATCAGGCAGAACGTGCTGGCGGGGGTGCCGCGGATGTTCGCGCTGCACTGCGAGCCCAAGCTGGACGTGGGGCAGGTGGGCACCCGGATCGGGGCCATCACCTCGGCGTCCGACACCATCCGGATCGAGCTCTCCGGGCGCGGCGGGCACACGTCCCGTCCGCACCTGACCGAGGACCTGGTCTACGCGATGAGCCAGATCGCGATCGACGTGCCCGCGGTGCTCTCGCGCCGGGTGGACGTCCGCTCGGGCGTGGCCGTGGTGTGGGGCCAGATCCACGCGGGCGTGGCCCCCAACGCCATCCCCATGTCCGGCTTCATGGCCGGGACCATGCGCTGCCTCGACGCGGACGCGTGGTACCAGGCCGGGGAGATGCTCGACGAGGTCGTGGGGCAGGTGGCCGCCCCCTACGGCGTGAACGTGGACCTCGAGCACATCCGCGGCGTGCCCCCGGTGGTCAACGGGGAGACCGAGACCACCCTGCTGGAGATCGCGGCCCGTGCGGAGCTGGGGGAGGAGAGCATCCTGCTCGTGGAGCAGTCCATGGGCGGGGAGGACTTCGCGTGGTTCCTGCAGCACGTGCCCGGGGCCATGATGCGCCTCGGCACGCGGGAGCCGGGCGGGCGCACCTACGACCTGCACCAGTCCGACTACACCCCCCAGGAGGAGGCGATCCGCTGCGGCGTCCAGGTCATGGCCTCCACGGCACTGCGGGCGGTCCGGCTGCGGGTGCGCGAGCTCTCGGACGCCGCGGCGCCGGCCGAGCCCGCCGAGGCCGAGCAGGGAACCCCGTGA
- a CDS encoding mannose-1-phosphate guanylyltransferase, whose translation MTSPLQRFHPFIPAGGVGSRLWPLSRADAPKFLLDLTGSGSSLLRATYDRLAGLSAGPIMVVTGRSHAGAVQEQLPELTADDLVLEPSPKDSAAAIGLACTLIARRDPTAIIGSFAADHVVEPAEAFQEVVKEAVQAADTGRIVTIGITPSSPATGFGYIKAGESLELAEAPHALAVEQFVEKPDEETARQYVASGRYTWNAGMFVAPVGLMLSYLRESEPELARGLDRIADAWETPERDAVVDEVWPTLTKTAIDYAVAEPAAAAGDVAMVPGDFTWEDVGDFAAINRLNKVDPQTEAPVSILGQNNRVLADESSGIVVSDTGRLIALIGVEDIVVVDTPDALLVTTAEHAQRVKNAVDSLKRNGDTDVL comes from the coding sequence GTGACTTCGCCACTGCAACGATTCCATCCGTTCATCCCGGCGGGCGGCGTGGGCTCACGGCTGTGGCCCCTCTCCCGCGCGGACGCCCCCAAGTTCCTGCTGGACCTCACCGGTTCCGGCTCGTCGCTGCTGCGCGCCACGTACGACCGGCTGGCCGGGCTCTCGGCGGGGCCCATCATGGTGGTCACGGGACGCTCGCACGCCGGTGCCGTGCAGGAGCAGCTGCCCGAGCTCACGGCGGACGACCTCGTGCTGGAGCCGTCCCCCAAGGATTCCGCGGCGGCCATCGGACTCGCGTGCACGCTGATCGCCCGGCGGGACCCCACCGCGATCATCGGCTCGTTCGCCGCGGACCACGTGGTGGAGCCCGCGGAGGCGTTCCAGGAGGTGGTGAAGGAGGCGGTGCAGGCGGCCGACACCGGTCGGATCGTGACCATCGGCATCACCCCCTCCTCCCCGGCCACCGGGTTCGGCTACATCAAGGCGGGGGAGTCGCTCGAGCTCGCGGAGGCGCCGCACGCGCTGGCCGTGGAGCAGTTCGTGGAGAAGCCGGACGAGGAGACAGCGCGCCAGTACGTGGCCAGCGGCCGTTACACCTGGAATGCGGGGATGTTCGTGGCCCCGGTGGGTCTCATGCTCAGCTACCTGCGCGAGAGCGAGCCTGAGCTGGCCAGGGGCCTGGACCGGATCGCGGACGCGTGGGAGACCCCCGAGCGCGACGCCGTGGTGGACGAGGTCTGGCCCACCCTGACCAAGACCGCCATCGACTACGCCGTGGCCGAGCCCGCCGCGGCCGCCGGGGACGTGGCCATGGTCCCCGGGGACTTCACGTGGGAGGACGTCGGGGACTTCGCGGCGATCAACCGCCTCAACAAGGTGGACCCGCAGACGGAGGCGCCGGTGTCCATCCTGGGGCAGAACAACCGGGTGCTCGCGGACGAGTCCTCCGGGATCGTGGTCTCGGACACCGGGCGGCTCATCGCCCTGATCGGCGTGGAGGACATCGTGGTGGTGGACACGCCCGATGCCCTGCTGGTCACCACCGCCGAGCACGCGCAGCGAGTGAAGAACGCCGTGGACTCCCTCAAGCGCAACGGGGACACGGACGTCCTCTGA
- the sdhC gene encoding succinate dehydrogenase, cytochrome b556 subunit, with product MANSSRGTLYRGQYGMWSWVAHRITGVAIFFFLLVHVLDTALVRVSPEAYNAVIATYKNPVMGLGETGLVAAIVYHAFNGLRIILIDFWKGGTKHQKGLLWGVLALWVVVMIPFLVRHLSIVFGG from the coding sequence GTGGCGAACTCATCCAGGGGCACCCTTTACCGCGGCCAGTACGGCATGTGGTCGTGGGTTGCCCACCGCATTACCGGCGTGGCCATCTTCTTCTTTTTGCTGGTCCACGTCCTCGACACCGCTCTCGTGCGTGTATCCCCCGAGGCCTACAACGCAGTGATTGCCACCTACAAGAACCCCGTCATGGGCCTGGGCGAGACCGGTCTGGTGGCCGCCATCGTGTACCACGCCTTCAACGGCCTGCGCATCATCCTGATCGACTTCTGGAAGGGCGGGACCAAGCACCAGAAGGGCCTGCTCTGGGGCGTCCTCGCCCTCTGGGTCGTCGTGATGATCCCCTTCCTTGTCCGTCACCTGTCGATCGTTTTCGGGGGCTGA
- a CDS encoding succinate dehydrogenase hydrophobic membrane anchor subunit: protein MSTPLKTKISVPRSRDLEVDGVKYNRSSSSRSSFEMFAWLFMRMSGIVLVVLVFGHLFVNLMVGEGVHAVDFGFVGGKWANPFWQVWDLVMLWLAMLHGTNGMRTIIDDYAGRNTTRFWLKVFLFVASAFVILLGTMVIFTFEPCPAGADPSLLASFCHAR from the coding sequence GTGAGCACTCCTCTCAAGACCAAGATCTCCGTCCCGCGCAGCCGGGACCTCGAGGTGGACGGCGTCAAGTACAACCGCTCCTCCTCGTCCCGCAGCAGCTTCGAGATGTTCGCGTGGCTGTTCATGCGCATGTCCGGCATCGTGCTGGTGGTGCTCGTCTTCGGCCACCTCTTCGTCAACCTCATGGTGGGCGAGGGCGTGCACGCCGTGGACTTCGGCTTCGTGGGCGGCAAGTGGGCCAACCCGTTCTGGCAGGTCTGGGACCTGGTCATGCTGTGGCTGGCCATGCTCCACGGCACCAACGGCATGCGCACCATCATTGACGACTACGCAGGGCGCAACACCACGCGCTTCTGGCTCAAGGTGTTCCTGTTCGTGGCCTCGGCCTTCGTGATCCTGCTGGGCACCATGGTGATCTTCACTTTCGAGCCGTGCCCCGCCGGCGCCGACCCCTCGCTGCTGGCCTCCTTCTGCCACGCCCGGTGA
- the sdhA gene encoding succinate dehydrogenase flavoprotein subunit: MQVHKYDVVIVGAGGAGMRAAIESGQRARTAVLTKLYPTRSHTGAAQGGMCAALANVEEDNWEWHTFDTVKGGDYLVDQDAAEVMAKEAIDAVLDLEHMGLPFNRTPEGKIDQRRFGGHTRDHGKNPVRRACYAADRTGHMILQTLYQTCIKHNVEFFNEYYVLDLIMVDTPEGRRPAGVVAYELATGELHVFQAKSVVFASGGAGKVFKTTSNAHTLTGDGMAIAFRNGLPLEDMEFVQFHPTGLAGLGILVSEAARGEGGILRNSEGERFMERYAPTIKDLAPRDIVARSMANEVREGRGCGPNKDYVLLDLTHLEPAHIDAKLPDITEFARTYLGVEPYTEPVPVFPTAHYCMGGIPTDIKGEVFQDSETTIPGLYAAGEVACVSVHGSNRLGTNSLLDINVFGKRAGIYAAEYAQSAEFLPVPDDAEARTVALLDNARSPHGNEKVAAIRKDLQDTMDLNMQVFRTAETIQKALDDIAALEERYANISIQDQGKRFNLDLLEAVELGFLLELAKVMSVAALHREESRGGHFREDFPDRDDENFMVHSMVYEDPTSATAGIRQETKPVIMTRYEPMERKY; this comes from the coding sequence ATGCAGGTTCACAAGTACGATGTGGTAATAGTCGGCGCCGGCGGCGCCGGCATGCGTGCCGCCATTGAGTCCGGCCAGCGCGCCCGCACTGCCGTACTGACCAAGCTCTACCCCACCCGGTCCCACACCGGCGCAGCCCAGGGCGGCATGTGCGCGGCCCTCGCGAACGTCGAGGAGGACAACTGGGAGTGGCACACCTTCGACACCGTCAAGGGTGGCGACTACCTGGTGGACCAGGACGCCGCGGAGGTCATGGCCAAGGAGGCCATCGACGCCGTGCTCGACCTCGAGCACATGGGGCTGCCGTTCAACCGCACCCCCGAGGGCAAGATCGACCAGCGCCGCTTCGGCGGCCACACCCGCGACCACGGCAAGAACCCCGTGCGCCGCGCGTGCTACGCGGCCGACCGCACCGGTCACATGATCCTGCAGACCCTCTACCAGACGTGCATCAAGCACAACGTGGAGTTCTTCAACGAGTACTACGTGCTGGACCTCATCATGGTGGACACCCCGGAGGGGCGTCGCCCGGCCGGTGTGGTGGCCTACGAGCTCGCCACCGGTGAGCTGCACGTGTTCCAGGCCAAGTCCGTGGTCTTCGCCTCCGGCGGTGCGGGCAAGGTCTTCAAGACCACCTCCAACGCGCACACCCTCACCGGTGACGGCATGGCCATCGCCTTCCGCAACGGCCTGCCGCTGGAGGACATGGAGTTCGTGCAGTTCCACCCCACGGGCCTCGCGGGCCTGGGCATCCTCGTCTCCGAGGCCGCCCGCGGCGAGGGTGGCATCCTGCGCAACTCGGAGGGCGAGCGCTTCATGGAGCGCTACGCCCCCACCATCAAGGACCTCGCGCCGCGTGACATCGTGGCCCGGTCCATGGCCAACGAGGTGCGCGAGGGCCGCGGCTGCGGTCCCAACAAGGACTACGTGCTGCTGGACCTCACCCACCTGGAGCCGGCGCACATCGACGCCAAGCTGCCGGACATCACGGAGTTCGCGCGCACCTACCTGGGCGTGGAGCCCTACACCGAGCCCGTTCCGGTGTTCCCCACCGCCCACTACTGCATGGGCGGGATCCCCACCGATATCAAGGGCGAGGTCTTCCAGGACTCCGAGACCACCATCCCCGGGCTCTACGCCGCGGGCGAGGTGGCCTGCGTGTCCGTGCACGGCTCCAACCGCCTGGGCACCAACTCGCTGCTGGACATCAACGTGTTCGGCAAGCGCGCCGGCATCTACGCGGCGGAGTACGCGCAGAGCGCCGAGTTCCTGCCCGTGCCGGACGACGCCGAGGCGCGCACCGTGGCGCTGCTGGACAACGCCCGCAGCCCCCACGGCAATGAGAAGGTCGCGGCCATCCGCAAGGACCTGCAGGACACCATGGACCTCAACATGCAGGTGTTCCGCACCGCGGAGACCATCCAGAAGGCCCTCGACGACATCGCCGCGCTCGAGGAGCGCTACGCGAACATCTCCATCCAGGACCAGGGCAAGCGCTTCAACCTGGACCTGCTGGAGGCTGTGGAGCTGGGCTTCCTGCTGGAGCTGGCCAAGGTGATGTCCGTGGCCGCCCTGCACCGAGAGGAGTCCCGCGGCGGGCACTTCCGCGAGGACTTCCCCGACCGCGACGACGAGAACTTCATGGTCCACTCCATGGTCTACGAGGACCCGACGTCCGCCACCGCGGGCATCCGGCAGGAGACCAAGCCGGTGATCATGACCCGTTACGAGCCGATGGAGCGTAAGTACTGA
- a CDS encoding succinate dehydrogenase iron-sulfur subunit → MSTAVTENQNQDAQQPAPEGEESIPTYDVVLRVRRYDPEFESEAHWDEWPLTMYGTDRVLDALHKVKWELDGSLSFRRSCAHGVCGSDAMRINGRNRLACKTLLKDLDLSKPITVEPIKGLPCEKDLIVDMEPFFQSYREIMPFLVNEDHTPTGERFQSQEDRERFDDTTKCILCAACTSSCPVFWTDGQYFGPAAIVNAHRFIFDSRDQAGDMRLEILNDKEGVWRCRTTFNCTEACPRGIQVTKAIAEVKKAVFASAL, encoded by the coding sequence ATGTCCACTGCAGTGACCGAGAACCAGAACCAGGACGCTCAGCAGCCCGCTCCCGAGGGCGAGGAGAGCATCCCCACGTACGACGTCGTGCTCCGGGTCCGCCGCTACGATCCCGAGTTCGAGTCCGAGGCCCACTGGGACGAGTGGCCCCTCACCATGTACGGCACGGACCGGGTGCTGGACGCCCTGCACAAGGTCAAGTGGGAACTCGACGGCTCGCTGTCCTTCCGTCGCTCGTGCGCCCACGGCGTGTGCGGTTCGGACGCCATGCGCATCAACGGCCGCAACCGGCTCGCGTGCAAGACCCTGCTCAAGGACCTGGACCTGTCCAAGCCCATCACGGTGGAGCCCATCAAGGGCCTGCCGTGCGAGAAGGACCTGATCGTGGACATGGAGCCGTTCTTCCAGTCCTACCGCGAGATCATGCCGTTCCTGGTGAACGAGGACCACACCCCCACCGGGGAGCGGTTCCAGTCCCAGGAGGACCGCGAGCGCTTCGACGACACCACCAAGTGCATCCTGTGCGCGGCGTGCACGTCCTCGTGCCCCGTGTTCTGGACGGACGGGCAGTACTTCGGCCCCGCCGCGATCGTCAACGCGCACCGGTTCATCTTCGACTCGCGCGACCAGGCGGGTGACATGCGCCTGGAGATCCTCAACGACAAGGAGGGTGTGTGGCGCTGCCGCACCACCTTCAACTGCACCGAGGCGTGCCCCCGTGGCATCCAGGTGACCAAGGCCATCGCTGAGGTCAAGAAGGCGGTCTTCGCCTCCGCCCTGTGA
- a CDS encoding YihY/virulence factor BrkB family protein yields the protein MVRTDPPPVVPALVDRSGLVAEHRRLRALRRDLAAEHAPLGRRVGAFFAWFFARFMALFPVRVVAHYMFHGGPLMAAGLAYQLLFASTALLVIFFAALATFLGTNSPLQQNLVAGLVEKIPGLLDVGDGRGGVIPLRLLEDTGPFTVASTVAVAVLLFTAWRWVAGVRLATRRMFELPPAPGVPMAAVPRDLGWLVVIGVLLLASATVSVFASGAVDGVIGWLGDIGLTRLQPWLDGGVKSAVTFAVGLVVDCVMSFSLVRGVAQLKLHRKALAVTVVVGAAGSQVLRYGGSEVIGRAGENPYLLSAAVLVGVLLWFNLYGQILLLAAASGAVVQADIRGARAQPEREKRAVTAVAVSALPDAARGRGHEAPVSFGQASGSSAAPSDAR from the coding sequence ATGGTGCGCACTGACCCGCCCCCGGTGGTCCCGGCCCTCGTGGACCGCTCCGGGCTGGTGGCCGAGCACCGGCGGCTGCGGGCCCTGCGGCGTGACCTCGCCGCCGAGCACGCGCCCCTCGGGCGCCGGGTGGGCGCGTTCTTCGCGTGGTTCTTTGCCCGGTTCATGGCCCTGTTCCCGGTCCGGGTGGTGGCTCACTACATGTTCCACGGCGGGCCGCTGATGGCCGCGGGGCTCGCGTACCAGTTGCTCTTCGCCTCCACCGCCCTGCTCGTGATCTTCTTCGCGGCACTGGCCACGTTCCTGGGCACCAACTCCCCGCTGCAGCAGAATCTCGTGGCCGGGCTCGTGGAGAAGATCCCCGGGCTGCTGGACGTGGGGGACGGACGCGGCGGCGTGATCCCCCTGCGGCTGCTCGAGGACACCGGACCGTTCACCGTGGCGTCCACGGTGGCCGTGGCCGTGCTGCTGTTCACCGCGTGGCGCTGGGTGGCCGGGGTGCGCCTGGCCACCCGCCGCATGTTCGAGCTGCCACCCGCACCCGGGGTGCCCATGGCGGCCGTCCCCCGGGACCTCGGCTGGCTCGTGGTCATCGGGGTGCTGCTGCTGGCCTCCGCCACCGTGAGCGTCTTCGCCTCCGGCGCGGTGGACGGCGTGATCGGCTGGCTCGGGGACATCGGGCTCACCCGCCTGCAGCCGTGGCTCGACGGCGGCGTGAAGTCCGCCGTGACCTTCGCGGTGGGCCTCGTGGTGGATTGCGTCATGAGCTTCTCGCTGGTGCGCGGCGTCGCGCAGCTCAAGCTGCACCGCAAGGCGCTGGCCGTCACGGTGGTGGTGGGGGCCGCGGGGTCCCAGGTGCTGCGCTACGGCGGCAGCGAGGTGATCGGGCGCGCGGGGGAGAACCCCTACCTGCTCTCGGCGGCCGTGCTCGTGGGTGTGCTGCTGTGGTTCAACCTCTACGGCCAGATCCTGCTGCTGGCCGCAGCTTCCGGGGCCGTGGTGCAGGCCGACATCCGGGGCGCGCGCGCCCAGCCCGAGCGGGAGAAGCGCGCGGTCACCGCCGTGGCCGTCTCGGCGCTTCCCGACGCCGCCCGGGGCCGTGGTCACGAGGCCCCCGTGAGCTTCGGGCAGGCGTCCGGCAGCAGTGCGGCCCCCTCGGACGCGCGGTAG
- a CDS encoding 2'-5' RNA ligase family protein: protein MSEAHPSPTVRPGVVHAGVVLRLPEPTGRELQDWRASFEDQSADAVAPHITLMITELDRPWDQLADRVRQALAEQDPFHVEINGTGTFRPLTPVVYLRIERGREQCTALHAALARHGLVSVSPFDYHPHVTLAHGTDDAALDRAQEMLRTYRAGFLVDRVHLYEGDAQGHWHPRQSLALGARTANEHGAH from the coding sequence GTGAGTGAGGCACACCCGTCACCCACGGTGCGCCCGGGCGTGGTCCACGCCGGGGTCGTGCTCCGCCTGCCCGAGCCCACGGGCCGCGAGCTGCAGGACTGGCGGGCCTCGTTCGAGGACCAGTCGGCGGACGCCGTGGCCCCCCACATCACGCTCATGATCACCGAGCTGGACCGGCCCTGGGACCAGCTGGCCGACCGCGTGCGGCAGGCTCTGGCGGAGCAGGACCCCTTCCACGTGGAGATCAACGGCACCGGGACCTTCCGGCCCCTGACACCCGTGGTCTACTTGCGCATCGAGCGCGGACGCGAGCAGTGCACCGCCCTGCACGCGGCGCTGGCGCGCCACGGCCTCGTCTCGGTCTCGCCCTTCGACTACCACCCGCACGTGACCCTGGCCCACGGCACGGACGACGCCGCCCTGGACCGGGCCCAGGAGATGCTGCGCACGTACCGCGCGGGCTTCCTGGTGGACCGGGTGCACCTCTACGAGGGGGACGCCCAGGGGCATTGGCACCCCCGGCAGAGCCTGGCCCTGGGAGCGCGCACCGCGAACGAGCATGGTGCGCACTGA